GGCAGCGGGCGGGGCAGGACGCGCACGTCGAACCCGGCCGCGGTGAGCACCCCGGCGACATCGCGGTGGAACTGCTCCGATCCGTGCCGCGCGTCGCGTCCGACGACGACAACGCCACGGGACTTCCCCGATGCGGCGAGCCAGTCGCCGAGCCCGGCCGTGGTGCGCACCACGACGGCGCGGTTCATGCCGTTCGGCCCCGGGCGCACCGGTCCGCGCAGCCCGGCGGTGCCGAAGCTCAGCGGCGCGCGCATCCGGTCCGCCAGCTCGTCGATCGCCTCCTGTTCGCCGACCATGGCCTTGCCGAGCAGCCGCTGCATCTCCTCGCGGTCGGCCGGGTCGAGGTCGTCGGCGATCCAACGGAACGCGCGGTCGCGCAGCTCGGGGGACAGGCTCACGCCCGGCTCACCAGCTCGCGCAGCAGCGTGCCCATCCGGCTCGCGGCGTCCCGACCGGCCTCCAGCACCTCTTCGTGGTTCAGCGGCTCCCCGGTGATGCCCGCCGCCAGGTTCGTGACCAGGGACAGGCCGAAGACCTCCGCGCCCGCGGCGCGCGCGGCGATGGCCTCCAGCACGGTGGACATGCCGACCAGGTCGGCGCCCAGCGTGCGCAGCATGCGGATCTCGGCCGGGGTCTCGAAGTGCGGTCCGGGCAGGCCGGCGTAGACGCCTTCCTCCAGCGTCGCGTCGATCTCCCTGGCCACCCCGCGCAGCCGGCTGGAGTAGAGGTCGGTCAGGTCCACGAACCGGGCGCCGACCAGCGGGGACGCCGCGGTCAGGTTCAGGTGGTCGCTGATCAGCACGGGCTGGCCGACCTGCATGCCCTGGCGCAGGCCGCCCGCGGCGTTGGTCAGCACGACGGTGGTGCAGCCCGCCGCGGTCGCGGTGCGCACCCCGTGCACGGTCTGCGGGATGCCCTTGCCCTCGTAGTAGTGCGTGCGGCCGAGCATCACCAGCACGCGCTTCTCGCCGATCCGCACGGACCGGACGGTGCCGCCGTGCCCCGCGACGCTGGGCGCCGCGAAACCGGGCAGCTCGCCCATGGGGATCTCGGAGACGAGGTCGCCGATCATGTCGGCGGCCGGTCGCCAGCCGGAACCGAGGATGACGGCGATGTCGTGCCGGTCGGTCCCGGTGCGCTGGGCCAGCGCCGCTGCGGCCGCGGTGGCGGCGGCTTCCGGGTCGACGGCCGGGTTGAGGGCGTCCGCGTCGCTGGTGGCGGCGGTCGCGCGGGTCTCGATGCTCACGTTCGGGGAGCTTAACGACCCGGTGCGGGCCGAGTCAGCTGGCGATGGCGAAGGTGGGCAGGATCCGGTCGTAGAGATCGATCTTGCCCCACTCCTCGGAGTCGGTGGGCACGGTCACCCTGAGCACCCACAGGTCCTTGCCGTTGGGCAGCAGCAGGGCGTAGGTCGTGCGGTGCACCTCGGTCGCGGCCGCCCGGCCCCTGCTGTTGGCCTTCCCGCTCTTCGGCGAGCTCGTGCGGTAGATGAGGTCCCTGGCGCTCTCGTAGGAGTTCTGCCCCGCGGCCGGGTTCTGGGTGAGGAGGTTGAAGTCGCCCCCGTCGCTCGTGGCGATCGAGTTGAGCTGGTCGAGGTAGCGCGAGATCTTGTTGTGCGGGTAGAAGCCGGCGAAGCGCTCCACGGCCACCTCGTTGTGCCCGTCCGGCGAGATGAACCTGATCAGGGTGCTCGGCATCGGCGAGCTCGGCCGCTGCTCCTGGAAGTCCGTCCAGTTCTTGGGGACGTTGAGGCTGAAGGCGCCGCCGGGGTCGCCCTTGGCGAGCAGCGCCACGTCGTTGCGCTGCTCCAGCGGGGCGAGCGGGGCCGACTGGACGGGCGTGGTCTTCGGGGGTTCCTGAGTGCGGAAGTCCGGAACGACATCCTGTCCGGCGACCGTCCTGGCCAGCGCGAACCCGCCGCCCGCCGACACCACGAAGAGCACGACCGCGCACGCCACCGTCAGCAGCCGGGTGCTCCGCCGCCTCGGCGGCGGTGGCGGCGGGCTGGACAGCATGAACGGCAGCGGGCCCGGATCGGCGGCGAGCTCCTTGGCCATCGACGCCTCGACCGCGCGCCTGCGCTCCGACCCGCGCTGCTTCACCTGCTCGACCACGGGGTTCGGGGCGACGGACGGTTCGGTCTCGTCGTGCGGGAAGAGGCTGCTGCCGGGCTCGGGAAGCAGGGGGTGCAGCCGCCTGCGCACCTCCGCGAGGGGCATCCGGTCCTCGGGGTTCTTGACCATCAACCCGCGGATCACCTCGCCGAGCACGCCCTCGTCGCTCGGCGTCGGGACCTCGCCGTGCACGACCTGCGTGACGGTTTCCAGCGGGTCGTCCTCGACGTCGTAGGGCGGAGTGCCCTCCATGGCGGCGAACAGGGTGGCGCCCAGTCCCCACAGGTCCGCGCTCGGCGACGCCGGGTCGCCGGAGGCCACCTCGGGTGCGATGTAGGCGGGAGTGCCCATCAGCAGGCCCGCGCTGGTGAGGGTCGAGTCGGTCACGCTGCGCGCGATGCCGAAGTCGGTCAGCTTCACCCTGCCGTCCGCGCCGACCAGCACGTTCCCCGGCTTGACGTCGCGGTGGGTGACACCGGCCTGGTGCGCGGCGGCCAGGGCCGCGGCGACAGCGTTGCCCACCTCGGCCGTCTGCGTCACGTTCAACGGGCCGTGCTTGCGGACCAGCTGGGCCAGGCTCCGCGAGGGCAGCAGCTCCATCACCACGAACGGCTCGCCCTCGTGCCGGACGACATCGAACAGGGTGACCACGTTCGGGTGAGAGAGCACGGCGATGGCCCGTGCCTCCCGGAGGGTCCGCTCGCGCATGGCGTCGGCCTCCTCGGGGGGCATCCCCGGCGGGAGGCGGACCTCCTTGACGGCGACCTGCCTGCGCAGCATCTCGTCGTAGGCGGCCCACACCGTGCCCATGGCGCCACGGCCGAGCACCCGCTTGAGCCGGTAGCGCTCGGCGATCAACCGCTCGCTCGGCTCCGTGGTGTCGGCGATCTTGTCCTCGTCGGCCGGTGGCACGTTCCCATTCTCCACAACTCGGCCGCCGTCACCGCCTTGTGCGACAACTCCGGTTCGGCTGATCACACATCGTGATCGTCGCGGATAGGTGCCCATGGCCGAATGAGAGGGACCCCCCCACTGCGAATTATCCCGGAGGGTACTGACATTCCGGCCGCGGAAACCCCTTTCACCGCCTGACTTGTCCACATCTCCACCCCCTGTCCACAGATCGCGATTTCTCGCCGGCCACCCCGCCCGCCCCGGCGCAATCTGGGTGAGGAGCACCGACCGAGCACCACGACCAGGGCAGCGAAAGAGGAGGTGACGCCCATACGAGCCATGTCCGAGCCGGGGACCCGCCCCTTCCACCAGCCCACCGCGGTGACGCATGATCCGACGTCATGACCGTGGTTATCGGGATCGACTCCTCGACCCAGTCGTCGAAGGCCATCGCCGTCGACGCCGCCTCCGGCCAGGTGCTCGCCGAAGGCCGCGCCGCGCACCCCGACGGCACGGAAGTCCATCCCGACGCGTGGTGGCGGGCCACCCGGCAGGCGATCGCCGAAGCCACGGCCGGCCTGTCCGAACCGGTCCGGGCGATCGCGGTCGCCGGCCAGCAGCACGGGATGGTCACCCTGGACGCGTCGGGTGAGGTCGTCCGTCCCGCGTTGCTGTGGAACGACAACCGCTCAGCGCCGCAGGCCCGTCGGCTGACGGACGAGTTCGGCGGGCCGACGCGCTGGGCGGAGCGCACCGGCTCGGTCCCGGTCGCGAGCTTCACGATCAGCAAGCTGGCCTGGCTGGCCGAGCACGAGCCGGCCAACGCCGACCGCACGAGCAGGGTCCTGCTGCCGCACGACTGGATCACGTGGCGGCTGGCCGCACCGGGAACGGAGACGGTGACCGATCGCGGTGACGCCTCGGGCACCGGGTACTTCTCGCCCGCGACCGGCGAGTGGCTGCCCGACCTGCTCACCGCCGCCCTCGACGGCCGGGCACCCGAGCTGCCCCGGGTGCTCGGACCGGCGGAGGCGGCAGGGCGGACCCCGGACGGTGCCCTGCTCGGCGCGGGGACCGGCGACAACATGGGCGCGGCCCTGGGGCTGGGGGCCGGACCCGGCGACGTCGTCGTGTCCCTGGGCACCTCCGGCACCGTGTTCGCGGTGGCGGAGAACCCGACCGCGGAGCCGACCGGGGCGGTGGCCGGGTTCTGCGATGCCACGGGCCGCTTCCTGCCGCTGGTGTGCACGCTCAACGCCGCGCGGGTGCTCACCGCGACCGCCGCGATGTTGGGGGTCGACCTGGCAGGGCTGGACGAGCTGGCACTCCGGGCCGAGCCGGGCGCGGGTGGCCTGGTGCTGCTGCCCTACCTGGACGGGGAGCGCACTCCGCAGCTGCCCGACGCCAGCGGCACCCTCATCGGGCTGCGGCGGTCGAACATGACGCCGGAGAACCTCGCGAGGGCAGCGGTCGAGGGCATGCTCAGCGGTCTCGTGGACGGCTTGGACGCGCTTCGGCAGCAGGGTGTCGAGGCACGCCGGGTGCTCTTGGTGGGTGGCGCGGCACGGTCGGCCGCGGTGCGGGCGGTGGCACCGTTGCTGTTCGGACTGCCGGTCGAGGTGCCGGAGCCCGCCGAGTACGTGGCGTTGGGCGCGGCCCGCCAAGCCGCGTGGGCGCTGAGCGGCAGCGCGGAGCCGCCAATGTGGGCCGTGGGCTCGACGACCTGTGAGCCGGGTGCATCCGACATCGGCGCCGAGCTGCGCGCCGCCTACAGCGCGGCCCGCGAGCAGGTCTACGACATCTGACCTGCAGTGAACGGCCGCCCCGCAGCAGTGAACAAGCGAGGCGGCGGTTCACAGCCCGCGGATCCACCCCCGGACCAGGTCTTGACCCGGGTGGGCGGGCGTTTTAGTTTGTCGATCCAACAAACGAAGTGGAGACGTCATGCCTGGCCAGGTCGACCGCCCCGTGGACCAGACCGGTCTGCGTCGGCTCAACCTGTCCCGGGTCCTGCGGACGCTGCGCTCCGACGGGCCGCAGTCGCGAGCCCTGCTGGCGCGCCGGACGGGGCTGAACAAGGCCACGACGTCCAGCCTCGTCGCGGAGCTCGAACAGCGCCGGCTCGTCCAGCTCGGGGCGGTCGTGGCGGGAGCGGTGGGAAGGCCGAGTCAGCCCGTCGAGCTTCGCGGACGGGCGGTGTGCGGGATCGGGTTGGAGATCAACGTCAACTACGCCGCGGTCGCCGTGCTCGACCTCACCGACCAGATCCTGTTCTCGAAGCGGGTGTCCCTGGACGTCGTGGCGCTCGGCCAGGTCGCGGCGATCGACCTCCTGGCGGACCTGGCGACCGAGGCCATCGGCGCGATGCGGGACGAAGGCAGCTGGGTCGCGGGCGTCACCGCGGCGGTGCCCGGGCTCGTCGACGCGGAGAACGGCATCGTGCGCCACGCGCCCAACCTGCGCTGGCGCGAGGCCTCGGTGGCGGAACGGCTCGCCGGACGCCTCGACCTCGCCCGGGAGTCGATCTCCGTCGACAACGACGCCAACCTCTCCGCCCTCGCCGAGCACGCGTTCGGCGTGGCGGCCGGGGCGAGCGACCTGCTCTACCTGACCGGCGAAGTCGGCGTGGGCGGCGGAGTGATCGCCGATGGCCGCCTGGTCCGCGGTGCCACGGGCTTCACCGGCGAGGTGGGGCACATGCCGCTCAACCCCAGCCCTGCCGACTGCGGCTGCGGCCGCAAGGGGTGCTGGGAGACCCAGGTCGGACTGGCCGCGCTGCTGCGGGCGGTGGCAGATCCCGGCGATGAGGTCCACGACTCCGCGCGCGATCTCGAACAGCGGCTGCGCGTCATCGCTTCGCGAGCCGCCGACGGCGAGCCGAGGACGCGGACCGCGCTGGCGGAGATCGGTTCCGCCCTCGGTGTCGGCGCCTCGATCCTCGTCAACGTCCTCAACCCCACCGCTGTCGTGCTGGGTGGCTACTTCGCGCTCCTCGGGGAGTGGCTTGCCGAACCGGCGCGACGGGAACTCACCGGGCGGGTCATGGCTTCCGGCTCGTGCCGCCTGGTGCTCTCCGACCTCGGGTTCACCGCCGCCGTGCGCGGTGGAGCGCACGCCGCCCTGGACCGCGTCGTCGCCGACCCCTCGATCGCCCCGACCGAAGTCCCACACCTTGGAGGCATCGCGTGACCGACTACACCCCGCGTCCCGAGCACAAGTTCAGCTTCGGCCTGTGGACGGTCGGCTGGCCCGGCAACGACCCGTTCGGCATCGCCACGCGACCTGCGATGGACGCGGTGCACGCGGTGGAGAAACTCGCGGAGCTGGGCGCGTGGGGCGTCACCTTCCACGATGACGACCTGGTGCCGTTCGGCGCGGACGACCGTGAGCGGGACCAGCGCATCCAGGCCTTCCGCAAGGCATTGGACACCACGGGCCTCGTGGCGCCGATGGTCACCACCAACCTGTTCACGCACCCCGTCTTCAAGGACGGCGCCTTCACCGCGAACGACCGCGACGTCCGGAGGTTCGCGCTGCGCAAGGTGCTGCGCAACATCGACCTCGCGGCCGAACTCGGTGCGACCACGTACGTGCTGTGGGGCGGCAGGGAAGGCGCCGAGTCGCCCGCGGCCAAGGACGTCCGCGACGCGTTGCAGCGCTACGCCGAGGCGCTGGACCTGCTCTGCGCGTACGTCGACGAGAAGGGCTACGCCATCCGGTTCGCCCTGGAGCCCAAGCCGAACGAGCCGCGCGGCGACATCCTGCTGCCGACCATCGGCCACGCGCTCGCCTTCATCAACCAGCTCGCGCATCCCGAGATGGTCGGCGTGAACCCGGAGGTCGGGCACGAGCAGATGGCCGGGCTGTCGATGGTGCACGGGGTGGCCCAGGCGCTGTGGCAGGGCAAGCTGTTCCACATCGACCTCAACGGCCAGAACGGGCCGCGCTTCGACCAGGACCTGCGCTTCGGCAACGGCGATGTGAAGACCGCCTTCTTCCTGGTCGACCTGCTGGAGCACGCCGGCTACGACGGGCCGCGGCACTTCGACTTCAAGCCGGCGCGCACCGAGGACGAGGACGGCGTGTGGGCCTCGGCCGCAGCCTGCATGCGCAACTACCTGATCTTCGCCGAGCGGGCGCGGGCGTTCCGCGCCGATCCCGAGGTCGCCGAGGCGATGTCCGCCGCACGCGTCGGTCAGCTGGCCGTGCCGACGCTGCTCCCCGGGGAGACCCTCGACGACCTGCGCGCGGAGGAGTTCGACGCGGCGGCCGCGGGTACCCGTGGCATGGGATACGAACGGCTGGACCAGCTCGCATTGGAGCACCTGTTCGGCGTACGCCGACCGCGGTGACGAGAAGTAACAAAGGCCATAAAGATCGCTGACTCGGATGACCTCGGGCGGGGGAGGAGGGCAGACTCGAAACGTCATCAGGGTGCCGGAGGAGGCAGTCATGCGTGCAGCGAGCCGAGCCGTCGTGATCACCCTGTTCGGGGTGCTGGGGTTGCTCGCCGTGGCGCCGGTCTCCTCGGCGCTCCCGGGGCAGGATCTGGCGCAGCAGCCGACAACGTCGGCGCCGCCGGCCGGACAGCCGCCCGCGACGCCGGAGGACGGCAACCGGGTGACCATCGGCATCATCGTCGTGGTGCTGCTGGGCACCGTGGTGATCGGCCGTCGCATTCGCAAGCGCGCGCAGAGCGCCTGATCAAGGCCGCCCATCACACAATCGTGCAACTGCGGGCACGCCAATTGCGCATTTGTGCGCGGTCACCTCGGGCAGTAACTGGCCGGTAACTGTTCATCTCAGTACGGGAGTACTGTTTTTCCGGGATGTAAACCGGCTTTGAAATAGTTCCGACTTCGTTGACGATAGACGGGACATAGCGCTCCACTTCGTGGAAGCGCTATGCCGTGACCGGTTATCCGGATACAGCCAGACCGAAGTCGGCTGCTCCACTCGGCGCAGCGTGGCGACCGGCAACCGCGCCATGCCACTTCTTGATCACCTATGAAGAGTGCATGGTGCAGGATGGATGCACATGAGCACCGACACCAAGGCCCAGTGCCGCTCCGCCGTGGAGCGGCACGCGGACGCGCTTGTCGAGCTCTCCCATGCCATCCACGCCGACCCCGAACTCGCCTACCAGGAGCGCCGCGCGGCCGCCCGGGTCGCTGACGTGCTGCAGCGCGAGGGCTTCGCCGTCGAACACGGTGTCGGCGGGCTGGAGACGGCGTTCACCGCCACCTTCGGCTCCGGCGAGCTGGTCGTCGGCCTGTGCGCGGAGTACGACGCGCTGCCCGAGATCGGGCACGCCTGCGGCCACAACATCATCGCCGCCTCGTCCACCGGAGCCGCGCTCGCCCTCGCCGAGGTCGCCGACCGGATCGGCATCACCGTCAAGCTCGTGGGCACGCCCGCGGAGGAGGTCGGGGGCGGCAAGGTCGCGCTGCTGGACGCCGGGGTCTTCGACGACGTGGCGCTGGCGATGATGGTGCACCCCTCGCCCGAGGAGTCGGTCGCCTGCACGTCGCTGGCCATCGCCGACATCGAGGTGCGCTACACCGGCCGGACCTCCCACGCCGCCGCGGCCCCGCACCTCGGGCTGAACGCCGCCGACGCGATCACCGTCGCGCAGGTGGCCATCGGCCTGCTGCGCCAGCACCTGGAGCCCGGCCAGATGGTGCACGGCATCGTCACCCACGGCGGCGCGGCGCCCAACATCGTCCCGGCGGACACCACTGCGGTCTTCTACCTCCGTGCGACGGACCTGGACTCCCTGAGCAGGCTGGAAAAGCGGATCAGGGACTGCTTCCAGGCGGGTTCCGTCGCCACGGGCTGCACTCATGAGGTCACCCACATCTCAGCCATCTACGCCGAGCTGAACCCCGACCGGTGGTTGGCCTCGGCATATCGAGAGTCGATTTCCGAACTGGGCCGGGTACCCATGGACCCGGACGCCGAACGGAAGCGACAGCTCTGGAGCACTGACATGGGCAACATCACCCGTGCGTTGCCCGGCATTCACCCCACCATCGCCATCGACTGTGGAGACGCGGTCAACCACCAGCCCGAGTTCGCCGCGGCCTGCGTGTCGGCGTCAGCCGATCGCGCGGTGCTCGACGGGGCGCTCGCGCTCGCGTGGACCGCCGTCGCCGCCGCGACCGACGACGAGCAGCGTGACCGCCTGCTCGCCGGGGTCGCGGACCGTCTCCCCGGTCGGGTCGCCGCAGGCGCGGCGGCAGCAGGAGGTTTCGCGTGACCGTCCTCGACTCCCGTCCCGACTACCCCCAGTCCGACGTGCTGATCACCCCCACCGGCGCGACCATGTCCGCTGTGGAGGATCTCGGCGCCGGACGTGGGCCGTCCTGGTTGGACGCCTGGATGCAGCGCCACGCCCAGGACGTGGTCAGCTGGCGCAGACACATCCACGCCCACCCGGAGCTCTCCCGTCGGGAACACGCCACCACGGAGTTCCTCGCAGACAAGCTGGAGTCCGTCGGGCTCAAACCCCGTGTCCTCCCCGTCGGCACCGGGCTGATCTGCGACATCGGCTCCGGGCCGCGTTGTGTGGCGCTGCGCGCCGACATCGACGCGCTGCCGCTGACCGAGCGCACCGGAAACCCGTTCTCATCCACTGTGGACGGGGTTATGCACGCGTGCGGGCACGACGCGCACACCACGGTCCTGCTGGGGACCGCGCTGGCGCTGGCGCACGCGCCCGGCCTGCCCGGCCGGATCCGGCTGATCTTCCAGCCCGCCGAGGAGGTCATGCCCGGTGGCGCGCTGGACGTGCTCGCCGCGGGCGGGCTCGACGGCGTGGAGCGGATCTTCGGCCTGCACTGCGACCCGCGCCTGGAGGTCGGCAGGGTCGGCACCAGGGTCGGCGCGATCACCTCGGCCAGCGACCTGATCGAACTGCGGCTGACCTCGCCGGGCGGGCACACCTCGCGCCCGCACCTGACCGCGGACCTGGTGCACGCGCTGGGCACGGTGATCACCGGCCTGCCCACGCTGCTGTCCCGGCGGGTGGACCCGCGCTCGGGCACCGTCCTGGTCTGGGGCGCGGTCCAGGCGGGTGAGGCGGCCAACGCCATTCCGCAGGAGGGCGTGCTGCGCGGAACCCTGCGCACCGGCAACCGGGACACCTGGGCCGAGCTGGAGCCGCTGATCCGCGAGCTGATCACCGCGCTGCTCGCCCCGATGGGCGTCGGCTTCGACCTGCAGCACCGCCGCGGCGTGCCGCCCGTGGTCAACGAGCGGGAGAGCACCAGGCTGCTGCGCTCCGGTGTGCTCGCCGCGCTCGGCGAGGACGCGCTGGCCGGGACCGAGCAGTCCTCCGGTGGTGAGGACTTCGGCTGGTACCTGGAGCACGTGGAGGGGTCCTTCGCGCGCCTGGGCGTCTGGCCGGGCCACGGTCCGCAGCGCGACCTGCACCAGCCCACCTTCGACCTGGACGAACGCGCGTTGCTCGCCGGGGTCCGGGTCATGGTGCACACGGCGCTCACCGCATTGGCCTGATCAAGCAGGGAAAAGGGGCGGTCGGTGCGAACCGGTCGCCCCTTTTCCGTGAGCACGTCCGGCTAGTTGTCCACAACGACGGCAGTTGTCCACAGACCGGCTGATCTCGGCGCCGCCCGGTCCGGAGAGGGCGCATCGTCGAGACATGCCGAACCGACCGGACCCCTGGCACTGGGCGTACAGCCACCGCTCCGTCCTGAACGCCCTGGGAGAGAACAGACTGCGCAACGCCCTGCGCTACGGCAGGCTCGTCCAGCCTTGGCGCGGTGTGATCGTCCCGCGAGAACGGATGGGTGACCCGAAGACGATGGCCGCCGCCGCGCTGATCGCCATCGGATCCGGGGCCGTGCTCTCCGGTTTCACCGCGGCCGCGATGTACGGCTGCATGGCAGCGGACACGCGGCGGGTGTGCGTCACGGTGCCGCACGCGCGCCTGCCACGGAGCAGGCCGGGGTTGCTGGTCAGGCACGCCGCGTTCGGGCCGGAGGACGTGGTTGAGCTGGACGAGTTGCCGGTGCTCGCCCCGGAACTCGTCTTCACCGAGTTGCTGTGCACTGGCCCGAGGCACACCGCGCTCGCCTGTGCCGACCAGCTGATGCGCTCGCTACCGGAGGACCTGCGACCGGCCTTCCGGGAACAGCTGCGGGGCAGACTGGGCAAACGCGGGGATCGGCGCGGCGTCACCGGCGCGCTGGCGATGGTCGACCTGATCACCGAACGAGCCCGGACGGCCGAGGAGAGCGCACTGCGGTTGCTCGTGGTCGACAACGGCTTCCCGCTGCCCGAAGTGCAGTACGAGATCCCGGACCTGGACGGGTGCGTGCCACTGGCCTGGCCGGAGCTGCGGATCGCCCTCGGCTATCGCGAACCGGGACGGCATCCGCCGGAGGCGGCGCGGGAGCTGTCGCGGGACCGGGCGCTCACCGACCTGGGCTGGGTCGGCGTCTGGGCCGGGCCAGCGGACCTGCAGACGCCCACCGCCCTGGTGGCCCGGCTCCGGGCCGCGTTCCGGCGGCGCGGCTGGGCTCAGGTGGGGCCGAGGCCCGCACAGGGGCGGGTGCGCAGGTCGTTGACGTAGTCGGCGGGAGCGCCCGCGGCCTCGGCCGCGTCCGCGACCACACCGAGGTAGCGGGCCGACGGCAGACCGCCCTCGTACGCGTCGAGCACGTAGAGCCAGGCCAGCACCGACCCCTCCAGGGTCTGCACCCGGAGCCGGATCTTCTTGTAGAGGCCCAGCTCCTTGCCCTCCCAGCGGTCGAGGCGGGCCTCGTCCTCCGGGCTGACGTCGTAGAGCACGACGAAGACCTGCGAGTCGGGTTCCTCGACGATGGTGGAGAGCGCGCCCTCCCAGCCCAGGTCCTCACCGCCGAAGGTCAGTCGCCAGCCGACGAGCCAGCCGGTCCCCGACATCGGCGAGTACGGGGCTCGCTGTTTCATCTGGTCCGGTTCCATGTTGGAGCCGTACGCGGCGTAGAGCGGCACGAGAGACAGAGTAGCGACCTCGATCAACGGATGGGACCCGTCGGGCATCGCGGACACCCGGCTCGCACCGTTCGGGTAGCGCGTACGGTTGACGCGCTCGGCGTAGACGGCCAGTGCTCTAGGAGGATTCTTCCGTGACCCGCATTGTGATCATGGGCGGCGGACCTGCCGGGTACGAGGCGGCGCTGGTCGCCGCGCCGCACGGGGCCGACGTGACCGTCGTCGAGGACGAGGGTGTCGGCGGTTCGTGCGTGCTCTACGACTGCGTGCCCTCGAAGACCTTCATCGCCTCCTCCGGGGCCCGCGCGGCCTTCCGGGCGGCCGACGAGCTGGGCATTCGCAATGACGACGCCGAGGTCGGCGTGGAGCTGCCGGTGGTCAACGGCCGGGTGCGCGGCCTGGCGCTGGCGCAGTCCGCCGACGTCCGGGCGCGGCTGCAGCGCGAGGGCGTGCGCATCCTGTCCGGCCGGGCCCGCTTCTGCGACGACGCGCCGGGGCTCGCGCAGCACCGGATCGCGGTGGAGATGCTCAACGGCAACTCCGAGGTGCTGCTCGCCGACGTGGTGCTGATCGCCACCGGTGCCAGCCCGCGCATCCTGCCCGGGGCGCAGCCCGACGGTGAGCGGATTCTCACCTGGCGCCAGATCTACGACCTGCCGGAGCTGCCCGAGCACCTGATCGTGATCGGCTCCGGTGTCACCGGCGCGGAGTTCGCTTCCGCCTACACCGAGATGGGCGTCAAGGTCACCGTGGTCTCCAGCCGGGACCGGGTGCTGCCGCACGAGGACGCCGACGCCGCGGCCGTGCTGGAGGACGTGTTCGCCGAGCGCGGCACCACGATGATCAAGTACGCGCGCGCCGACCGGGTCGAGCGGACCAAGGACGGCGTGCAGGTCTACCTGGCCGACGGGCGGATGGTCGAGGGCAGCCACGCGCTGATGACGGTCGGTTCGGTGCCCAACACCTCCGACATCGGCCTGGACAGCGTCGGTGTCGAGCTGGGCAAGGGCGGGTTCATCCCGGTCGACCGCGTCTCGCGGACCAACGTCTCCGGTGTCTACGCGGCCGGTGACTGCACCGGGCTGATGATGCTCGCCTCGGTCGCGGCGATGCAGGGGCGCATCGCGATGTGGCACGCGCTCGGCGAGGGCGTGCAGCCGATCAAGCTCAAGACCGTCGCCGCCAACGTGTTCACCCACCCCGAGATCGCCACGGTGGGCATCAGCCAGGAGGCGATCGACTCCGGC
The window above is part of the Allokutzneria albata genome. Proteins encoded here:
- a CDS encoding M20 family metallopeptidase, producing the protein MTVLDSRPDYPQSDVLITPTGATMSAVEDLGAGRGPSWLDAWMQRHAQDVVSWRRHIHAHPELSRREHATTEFLADKLESVGLKPRVLPVGTGLICDIGSGPRCVALRADIDALPLTERTGNPFSSTVDGVMHACGHDAHTTVLLGTALALAHAPGLPGRIRLIFQPAEEVMPGGALDVLAAGGLDGVERIFGLHCDPRLEVGRVGTRVGAITSASDLIELRLTSPGGHTSRPHLTADLVHALGTVITGLPTLLSRRVDPRSGTVLVWGAVQAGEAANAIPQEGVLRGTLRTGNRDTWAELEPLIRELITALLAPMGVGFDLQHRRGVPPVVNERESTRLLRSGVLAALGEDALAGTEQSSGGEDFGWYLEHVEGSFARLGVWPGHGPQRDLHQPTFDLDERALLAGVRVMVHTALTALA
- a CDS encoding gamma-glutamylcyclotransferase family protein, with amino-acid sequence MPLYAAYGSNMEPDQMKQRAPYSPMSGTGWLVGWRLTFGGEDLGWEGALSTIVEEPDSQVFVVLYDVSPEDEARLDRWEGKELGLYKKIRLRVQTLEGSVLAWLYVLDAYEGGLPSARYLGVVADAAEAAGAPADYVNDLRTRPCAGLGPT
- a CDS encoding NAD(P)H-quinone dehydrogenase translates to MTRIVIMGGGPAGYEAALVAAPHGADVTVVEDEGVGGSCVLYDCVPSKTFIASSGARAAFRAADELGIRNDDAEVGVELPVVNGRVRGLALAQSADVRARLQREGVRILSGRARFCDDAPGLAQHRIAVEMLNGNSEVLLADVVLIATGASPRILPGAQPDGERILTWRQIYDLPELPEHLIVIGSGVTGAEFASAYTEMGVKVTVVSSRDRVLPHEDADAAAVLEDVFAERGTTMIKYARADRVERTKDGVQVYLADGRMVEGSHALMTVGSVPNTSDIGLDSVGVELGKGGFIPVDRVSRTNVSGVYAAGDCTGLMMLASVAAMQGRIAMWHALGEGVQPIKLKTVAANVFTHPEIATVGISQEAIDSGKVPARTIMLPLATNARAKMEGLRRGFVKLFCRPQTGVVIGGVVVAPTASELILPIALAVQNQLTVEHLAFTFSVYPSLSGTITEAGRRLMRHDDLD